In a single window of the Streptomyces sp. NBC_00285 genome:
- a CDS encoding PhzF family phenazine biosynthesis protein codes for MTDYDVLRVFCAPNGGYGNELGVVREGSVMPDRDERQAFAAKLGFSETVFVDDPERGVIDIYTPSVRLAFAGYPCVGAAWLLDVPELVTLAGVVGTRLDGEFSWIEARAEWPAPRTFRQYGTAAEVDDLTVPPPGEWVYAWAWEDEAAGRVRARGFPGRGDGVEEDEATGAAALQLTDALGRALNIVQGAGSQILTAPQPGGWVEVGGRVFLER; via the coding sequence GTGACTGATTACGACGTGCTGCGCGTCTTCTGTGCACCGAACGGCGGCTACGGCAATGAGCTGGGCGTCGTCCGGGAGGGGTCCGTGATGCCGGACCGGGACGAGCGGCAGGCGTTCGCCGCGAAGCTCGGGTTCAGCGAGACCGTGTTCGTGGACGACCCCGAGCGCGGTGTCATCGACATCTACACGCCCTCCGTGCGGCTGGCGTTCGCCGGATATCCGTGCGTCGGGGCGGCCTGGCTGCTCGACGTGCCCGAACTCGTCACGCTCGCCGGAGTCGTCGGCACCCGGCTGGACGGCGAGTTCAGCTGGATCGAGGCGCGCGCGGAGTGGCCCGCGCCGCGCACCTTCCGCCAGTACGGCACCGCCGCCGAGGTCGACGACCTGACCGTCCCGCCGCCAGGGGAGTGGGTGTACGCCTGGGCGTGGGAGGACGAGGCCGCCGGGCGGGTCCGGGCCCGGGGATTTCCCGGCCGGGGCGACGGGGTCGAGGAGGACGAGGCCACGGGCGCCGCGGCCCTCCAGCTCACCGACGCACTGGGCCGCGCCCTGAACATCGTCCAGGGCGCCGGCTCGCAGATCCTCACGGCCCCGCAGCCGGGCGGTTGGGTGGAGGTGGGGGGACGGGTCTTCCTGGAGCGCTGA
- a CDS encoding RNA-guided endonuclease InsQ/TnpB family protein — MAGVGAVAQAAAHARWTFRLRVSSTARTALEAEWSRCRWVWNECVAKSRAEHAWNQHRPEGEGKRTCGPAQLDKMLTEARSRTAWLREGSSVPQQQIIRDFGKSRAKAQKDVRDRLPQRQRAGMPRWKKKHEADPSLNYTKRGFRLQDGLLHLAGNIVLTVVWSRDLPAEPSSVRVYLDSVGHWYASFVVPAEIQLLPSTGAVIGVDWGVKETATTTSDAHDLPHAQHGRKAQAKLSRYDRMMARRKPAKGQPGSKGYREARKLRAKAYKKAARQREDTGRKWAKKVVRDHDAIAVEDFRPRFLAKSSMARKAADAAIGATKQALTEMGRKHGRDVRLVHPAHTTMDCAHCGARAKHALPLSERTYTCTACRAVSPRDKNSARVMLVRAGLNPAGVEGVRPPGALLQEAA; from the coding sequence GTGGCGGGAGTGGGGGCGGTCGCACAGGCTGCCGCGCATGCCCGGTGGACGTTCCGTCTGCGGGTATCGTCCACCGCCCGCACGGCCCTGGAAGCCGAGTGGAGCCGGTGCCGGTGGGTGTGGAACGAGTGTGTCGCCAAGTCCAGGGCCGAGCACGCTTGGAACCAGCACCGGCCCGAGGGCGAGGGCAAGCGGACGTGCGGTCCCGCGCAACTCGACAAAATGCTGACCGAGGCCCGCTCCCGCACTGCGTGGCTGCGGGAGGGCTCGTCGGTTCCTCAGCAGCAGATCATCCGCGACTTCGGCAAGTCCCGTGCGAAGGCACAGAAGGACGTGCGGGATCGTCTGCCCCAGCGGCAGCGGGCCGGAATGCCCAGGTGGAAGAAGAAGCACGAGGCCGACCCAAGCCTGAACTACACGAAGCGCGGCTTCCGGCTCCAGGACGGCCTGCTGCACCTGGCGGGCAACATCGTGCTGACGGTCGTGTGGTCGCGGGACCTGCCCGCCGAACCCTCCTCCGTGCGGGTGTACCTGGACAGTGTCGGCCACTGGTACGCCTCGTTCGTCGTCCCGGCCGAAATTCAGCTGTTGCCCTCGACGGGCGCGGTAATCGGCGTCGACTGGGGCGTGAAGGAGACCGCCACCACCACCTCGGACGCCCACGACCTCCCGCACGCCCAGCACGGCAGGAAAGCCCAGGCGAAGCTGTCGCGGTACGACCGGATGATGGCCCGCCGCAAACCCGCCAAGGGGCAGCCCGGCTCGAAGGGCTACCGCGAGGCCAGGAAGCTGCGCGCGAAGGCGTACAAGAAGGCCGCCCGGCAGCGGGAGGACACCGGTCGCAAGTGGGCCAAGAAGGTCGTCCGCGACCATGACGCGATCGCGGTGGAGGATTTCCGCCCGAGGTTCCTCGCCAAGTCCTCGATGGCCCGCAAGGCGGCCGACGCCGCCATCGGCGCGACCAAGCAGGCCCTGACCGAGATGGGCCGCAAGCACGGGCGGGACGTCCGGCTCGTGCACCCCGCACACACCACCATGGACTGCGCGCACTGCGGAGCGAGAGCCAAGCACGCACTGCCGCTGTCAGAACGTACCTACACCTGCACCGCGTGCAGAGCCGTCTCGCCCAGAGACAAGAACTCCGCCCGCGTGATGCTCGTCCGGGCTGGTCTCAACCCGGCTGGTGTCGAGGGCGTAAGACCTCCCGGAGCGCTGCTCCAGGAGGCGGCCTGA
- a CDS encoding biliverdin-producing heme oxygenase, with product MNSFSSLIRTASHEQHVEAETSTFMSDLLGGRLGVDAYARYTEQLWFVYEALEASAEKLGADPVAGGFIRPELFRLRALERDLAHLRGPRWRAQASALPATQAYADRVRECARSWPAGYIAHHYTRYLGDLSGGQIIRDRAERTWGFEKKGDGVRFYVFEDIPNPAAFKRGYRELLDAVRADDLEKQRIVAECKRAFALNTNVFRALGEEFPLSA from the coding sequence ATGAACTCGTTCTCGTCACTCATCCGCACCGCGTCCCACGAGCAGCACGTGGAGGCGGAGACCTCGACGTTCATGAGCGACCTCCTGGGAGGCAGGCTCGGCGTCGACGCGTACGCGCGCTACACCGAGCAACTGTGGTTCGTCTACGAGGCGTTGGAGGCCAGCGCCGAGAAGCTCGGGGCGGACCCGGTGGCGGGCGGCTTCATCCGGCCCGAGCTGTTCCGGCTGCGGGCGCTGGAGCGGGACCTGGCGCACCTGCGGGGCCCGCGGTGGCGGGCGCAGGCGTCGGCGCTGCCCGCCACCCAGGCCTACGCGGACCGGGTGCGCGAGTGCGCGCGGTCCTGGCCCGCCGGATACATCGCGCACCACTACACGCGCTACCTCGGCGACCTCTCCGGCGGCCAGATCATCCGCGACCGGGCGGAGCGGACCTGGGGCTTCGAGAAGAAGGGCGACGGCGTCCGCTTCTACGTCTTCGAGGACATCCCCAACCCCGCCGCCTTCAAGCGGGGTTACCGCGAACTCCTGGACGCGGTGCGCGCGGACGACCTGGAGAAGCAGCGGATCGTGGCCGAGTGCAAGCGGGCGTTCGCGCTGAACACGAACGTCTTCCGGGCGCTGGGCGAGGAGTTCCCGCTGTCGGCGTGA
- a CDS encoding AfsR/SARP family transcriptional regulator, with product MDPVRYRILGTTQALRSDGTSVPVGGARLRALLTVLALRPGRTVPVSVLVGEVWDGDPPADATGAVQALVGRLRRALGAESVASVEGGYRLTAMPDDIDLHRFQRLAGDGTRALADGDAAKAAVALDDALALWRGPALADLPDRTAEAARAEALRLDALRARHSAALALGHADRALPELTALCDTHPLDEPLQSLRLRALRDTGRTAEALAAYESVRQLLADRLGADPGPELRSLHGELLRAPAAALAADPDAGPPASSSSPGTRTPSTSIAPAPPGNLRARLTSFVGREADIEAIRGDLATARLVTLLGPGGAGKTRLSQEAAETLGHAVQDGVWLAELAPVDDPDAVPEAVLTAVGARETVLYGAGAEAMRAAGSDRHDDPVERLAEHCGRRRMLLILDNCEHVVEAAARLAETLLERCPGLTVLATSREPLGVPGELLRPVEPLPEPVALRLFADRGTAARPGFRVDDDAEACAEICRRLDGLPLGIELAAARLRMLTPRQIADRLDDRFRLLTSGSRTVLPRQQTLRAVVDWSWDLLDEEERDVLRRLSVFAGGCDLEAAEAVCGPAALESLGSLVDKSLVVAAPSGDGEMRYRLLETVAEYAGERLDETAGLRADAERAHLTYYRELARTTDPLLRGHRQLAAIGRLEREYENLRTALRRAVADRDEQEGLCLILSLAWYWQMRDLRIEARNWSREVQTLGPDPFTEPVRPAVPVWERCTDTPPPWSGEVLEEARRGAHLVHLACMDTELDAWQNQHAQSKLRAIAATYQPGMAQTCRMPGSLWFFAIMLTGDMDRLRDVIRATVDTCRATPGYEWELAAALQWRANLLANRSDWAGDAIQDAEEALDIYERLGDLWGTAEAFSARAEAHERKGEWHAAAADYGTAIERAEQLGARAQRSVLNARLGSALLETGEAERGERLLREVIADQDGARNEAMPAARMFLAGRLGLTGRIPEAREQLKLLREQFGIAHFVIFDAFILGSEAWLEAVDGCYEECLTLARRALEKSEDPLALTIAPHMRTMYLHTAALALAGAEGGARAGDGARCLRAGDVLLPAGHVPTTIERSVRGSAEQELRAVLGDAAYESAYAEGDGLSPQEAAALV from the coding sequence ATGGATCCCGTGCGCTATCGCATCCTCGGCACCACGCAGGCACTCCGTTCCGACGGCACGTCCGTCCCGGTCGGCGGGGCGCGGCTGCGTGCGCTGCTGACCGTTCTCGCGCTGCGGCCCGGCCGTACCGTCCCGGTGAGCGTTCTGGTGGGCGAGGTGTGGGACGGCGACCCGCCCGCCGACGCGACGGGCGCGGTGCAGGCGCTGGTGGGGCGGCTCAGGCGGGCGCTCGGGGCGGAGTCGGTGGCCTCGGTGGAGGGCGGGTACCGGCTGACCGCGATGCCGGACGACATCGACCTGCACCGCTTCCAGCGGCTGGCCGGTGACGGCACGCGGGCGCTGGCCGACGGCGACGCGGCGAAGGCGGCCGTGGCCCTGGACGACGCCCTCGCCCTGTGGCGCGGCCCGGCGCTCGCGGACCTGCCCGACCGTACGGCCGAGGCGGCCCGCGCCGAGGCCCTTCGCCTGGACGCCCTCCGGGCCCGGCACTCCGCCGCGCTCGCCCTCGGCCACGCCGACCGGGCCCTGCCCGAACTCACCGCCCTGTGCGACACCCACCCCCTGGACGAGCCTCTGCAGTCCCTGCGCCTGCGCGCCCTGCGCGACACGGGCCGTACCGCGGAGGCACTGGCGGCGTACGAGTCCGTACGGCAGTTGCTCGCGGACCGGCTCGGCGCGGACCCGGGGCCGGAACTGCGTTCCCTGCATGGGGAGTTGCTGCGCGCCCCGGCAGCCGCCCTCGCGGCCGACCCGGACGCCGGACCGCCCGCCTCCTCGTCGAGCCCGGGCACCCGCACCCCCTCCACATCCATCGCCCCCGCACCCCCCGGCAACCTCCGCGCCCGGCTGACCTCCTTCGTCGGCCGGGAAGCCGACATCGAGGCGATCCGGGGTGACCTCGCGACCGCGCGGCTCGTCACCCTGCTCGGGCCGGGCGGGGCCGGGAAGACCCGGTTGTCGCAGGAGGCCGCCGAGACCCTGGGGCACGCGGTGCAGGACGGGGTGTGGCTCGCCGAACTCGCCCCCGTCGACGACCCGGACGCGGTGCCGGAGGCGGTGCTCACCGCCGTCGGTGCCCGCGAGACCGTGCTGTACGGCGCCGGTGCCGAGGCGATGCGTGCCGCCGGGAGCGACCGGCACGACGACCCCGTGGAGCGGCTCGCCGAGCACTGCGGCAGGCGCCGCATGCTGCTGATCCTCGACAACTGCGAGCACGTCGTCGAGGCGGCCGCCCGTCTCGCCGAGACACTCCTGGAGCGCTGTCCGGGGCTGACGGTGCTGGCCACCAGCCGTGAACCCCTCGGTGTGCCGGGGGAGTTGCTGCGCCCCGTGGAGCCGCTGCCGGAGCCGGTCGCGCTACGGCTGTTCGCGGACCGGGGCACCGCGGCCCGGCCGGGGTTCCGCGTCGACGACGACGCCGAGGCGTGCGCCGAGATCTGCCGCCGTCTCGACGGCCTGCCGCTCGGCATCGAGCTCGCCGCCGCCCGGCTGCGGATGTTGACGCCACGTCAGATCGCCGACCGTCTCGACGACCGCTTCCGCCTGCTCACCTCCGGCAGCCGTACGGTGCTGCCCCGGCAGCAGACGCTGCGGGCCGTCGTCGACTGGTCGTGGGACCTGCTCGACGAGGAGGAGCGGGACGTGTTGCGACGCCTGTCCGTCTTCGCCGGCGGCTGCGACCTGGAGGCCGCCGAGGCCGTGTGCGGCCCCGCCGCCCTGGAGTCGCTGGGCTCGCTCGTCGACAAGTCCCTTGTCGTGGCGGCCCCTTCGGGCGACGGCGAGATGCGCTACCGGCTCCTGGAGACCGTCGCCGAGTATGCGGGGGAGCGCCTCGACGAGACGGCCGGCCTGCGCGCCGACGCGGAGCGCGCGCATCTGACGTACTACCGCGAACTCGCCCGCACCACCGACCCGTTGCTGCGCGGGCACCGCCAACTCGCCGCCATCGGACGCCTGGAGCGCGAGTACGAGAACCTGCGCACCGCCCTGCGCCGGGCCGTCGCCGACCGCGACGAGCAGGAAGGGCTGTGTCTGATCCTGTCGCTGGCCTGGTACTGGCAGATGCGCGACCTGCGTATCGAGGCCCGCAACTGGTCCCGGGAGGTCCAGACTCTCGGCCCCGACCCCTTCACCGAGCCCGTCCGCCCCGCCGTACCGGTGTGGGAGCGCTGCACGGACACCCCGCCGCCGTGGTCCGGCGAGGTTCTGGAGGAGGCCCGGCGCGGCGCCCATCTCGTCCATCTTGCCTGTATGGACACCGAGTTGGACGCCTGGCAGAACCAGCACGCGCAGTCGAAGCTGCGTGCCATCGCCGCCACCTACCAGCCCGGCATGGCGCAGACCTGCCGGATGCCGGGCTCCCTGTGGTTCTTCGCGATCATGCTCACCGGGGACATGGACCGGCTGCGGGACGTCATCAGGGCGACCGTCGACACCTGCCGGGCCACTCCGGGCTACGAGTGGGAGCTCGCCGCCGCCCTGCAGTGGCGGGCGAACCTGCTCGCCAACCGCTCCGACTGGGCGGGCGACGCCATCCAGGACGCCGAGGAGGCGCTGGACATCTATGAGCGCCTCGGCGACCTGTGGGGCACCGCCGAGGCGTTCTCCGCGCGCGCCGAGGCCCATGAGCGCAAGGGCGAGTGGCACGCGGCCGCCGCCGACTACGGGACGGCGATCGAGCGGGCCGAACAGCTCGGCGCCCGCGCCCAGAGGTCCGTGCTCAACGCCCGGCTGGGCAGCGCGCTGCTGGAGACCGGGGAGGCCGAGCGCGGCGAACGTCTGCTGCGCGAGGTGATCGCCGACCAGGACGGTGCCCGCAACGAGGCGATGCCCGCCGCCCGGATGTTCCTCGCCGGGCGGCTCGGCCTGACCGGCCGCATCCCTGAGGCACGCGAGCAACTGAAGCTTCTGCGCGAGCAGTTCGGCATCGCCCACTTCGTCATCTTCGACGCGTTCATCCTCGGCTCGGAGGCCTGGCTGGAGGCGGTGGACGGCTGCTACGAGGAGTGCCTGACGCTGGCCCGCCGGGCTCTGGAGAAGTCCGAGGACCCGCTGGCCCTGACCATCGCCCCCCATATGCGCACCATGTACCTGCACACCGCCGCTCTCGCCCTCGCCGGGGCGGAGGGCGGCGCCCGGGCCGGCGACGGCGCCCGCTGTCTCAGGGCGGGGGACGTGCTGCTGCCGGCCGGCCATGTCCCGACGACCATCGAGCGCTCCGTGCGAGGCAGTGCCGAGCAGGAGCTGCGCGCGGTACTCGGTGACGCCGCCTACGAGTCGGCGTACGCGGAGGGCGACGGACTCTCCCCGCAGGAGGCCGCCGCCCTGGTGTGA
- the map gene encoding type I methionyl aminopeptidase, translating to MSGQSLLVPGELSPIRSVPGNIRRPEYVGKPAPTPYTGPEVQTPETVEAMRVAGRIAARAMAEAAKIIAPGVTTDELDKVAHEYMCDHGAYPSTLGYRGYPKSLCTSLNEVICHGIPDSTVLRDGDIVNLDVTAYIGGVHGDNNATYLVGEVDEESRLLVERTRESLTRAINAVRPGRQINIIGRVIESYAKRFGYGVVRDFTGHGINSSFHSGLIVPHYDSPHATTVIQPGMTFTIEPMLTLGTHDYDMWDDGWTVVTKDRKRTAQFEHTLVVTESGAEILTLP from the coding sequence ATGTCTGGCCAGTCGTTGCTCGTGCCCGGGGAGCTGTCTCCCATCCGTTCCGTGCCCGGAAACATCCGTCGCCCCGAGTACGTCGGCAAGCCCGCGCCGACGCCGTACACCGGACCGGAGGTGCAGACCCCGGAGACCGTCGAGGCGATGCGGGTCGCCGGCCGCATCGCCGCGCGGGCGATGGCGGAGGCGGCGAAGATCATCGCTCCCGGGGTGACCACCGACGAACTGGACAAGGTGGCGCACGAGTACATGTGCGACCACGGCGCCTACCCGTCGACGCTGGGCTACCGGGGCTATCCGAAGTCCCTGTGCACGAGCCTCAACGAGGTGATCTGCCACGGCATTCCGGACTCGACCGTGCTCCGGGACGGCGACATCGTCAACCTGGACGTGACGGCGTACATCGGCGGGGTGCACGGCGACAACAACGCGACGTACCTGGTGGGCGAGGTCGACGAGGAGAGCCGGCTGCTGGTCGAGCGCACCCGGGAGTCCCTGACCCGCGCGATCAACGCGGTCAGGCCGGGCCGACAGATCAACATCATCGGCCGGGTCATCGAGTCGTACGCCAAGCGCTTCGGCTACGGCGTGGTCCGTGACTTCACCGGCCACGGCATCAACTCGTCCTTCCACTCGGGCCTGATCGTCCCGCACTACGACAGCCCGCACGCGACGACGGTCATCCAGCCGGGCATGACGTTCACGATCGAGCCGATGCTGACGCTCGGGACACACGACTACGACATGTGGGACGACGGCTGGACGGTCGTCACGAAGGACCGGAAGCGGACGGCACAGTTCGAGCACACGCTGGTGGTGACGGAGTCCGGGGCGGAGATCCTCACGCTGCCGTAG
- the npdG gene encoding NADPH-dependent F420 reductase has protein sequence MTSTDSAAQPPAKAPAKDPWDLPDVSGLVVGVLGGTGPQGKGLAYRLARAGQKVIIGSRAADRAQAAADELGHGVEGADNAETARRSDIVIVAVPWDGHGKTLESLREELTGKLVVDCVNPLGFDKKGAYALKPEEGSAAEQAAALLPDSRVAAAFHHLSAVLLQDPEIEEIDTDVMVLGEERADVEIVQALAGRIPGMRGVFAGRLRNAHQVESLVANLISVNRRYKAHAGLRVTDV, from the coding sequence ATGACCTCTACCGACAGTGCTGCACAGCCCCCCGCGAAGGCCCCCGCCAAGGACCCGTGGGACCTCCCCGACGTCTCCGGTCTCGTCGTCGGCGTGCTCGGCGGGACCGGCCCGCAGGGCAAGGGCCTCGCCTACCGGCTCGCCCGGGCCGGCCAGAAGGTGATCATCGGCTCGCGGGCCGCCGACCGCGCGCAGGCCGCCGCCGACGAACTCGGCCACGGCGTCGAGGGCGCCGACAACGCCGAGACCGCGCGCCGCAGCGACATCGTGATCGTGGCCGTGCCCTGGGACGGCCACGGCAAGACCCTGGAGTCCCTGCGCGAGGAACTCACGGGCAAGCTGGTCGTCGACTGCGTCAACCCGCTCGGCTTCGACAAGAAGGGCGCCTACGCGCTGAAGCCGGAGGAGGGCAGCGCCGCCGAGCAGGCCGCCGCCCTGCTGCCGGACTCCCGGGTCGCCGCCGCCTTCCACCACCTGTCGGCCGTGCTGCTCCAGGACCCGGAGATCGAGGAGATCGACACCGACGTGATGGTGCTGGGCGAGGAGCGGGCGGACGTGGAGATCGTGCAGGCGCTCGCCGGCCGCATCCCCGGAATGCGCGGCGTGTTCGCGGGCCGGCTGCGCAACGCCCACCAGGTCGAGTCGCTGGTCGCCAACCTGATCTCGGTGAACCGCCGGTACAAGGCGCACGCGGGGCTGCGGGTCACGGACGTTTGA
- the efeO gene encoding iron uptake system protein EfeO — MRAARLSVVTATAVAALTAVTGCTEKGSSGDSGRVVNVTATDSKCEVSTKEFPAGHLELAIENKGSKVTEVYLLFPDDRIVSERENIGPGTKQRVTAEVKAGDYTIACKPGMKGDGIRQKVKATGGSVAARDPRLDAAVAAYRKYAQEQADATIPKVETFAAAIKAGDLDAAKKAYAPSRVGWERTEPIAESFGDIDPETDTRADGLEKGQKWTGWHALEKALWQDKKIGAEQKTLAAQLVTDLKDWQTRVGKADITPTSMANGAKELLDEVATGKVTGEEDRYSHTDLSDFKANVEGAQKAYELLKPVAKENDAALVTELDKQFAALNTLLDGYRTDKTSDGFVSYETVGENDRKRLSDGVNALAEPLSKLAAAVVTKSS, encoded by the coding sequence ATGCGAGCCGCCAGACTGTCCGTCGTCACCGCCACCGCCGTGGCGGCCCTGACCGCCGTCACGGGGTGCACGGAGAAGGGAAGCTCCGGCGACAGCGGCCGCGTCGTCAACGTGACCGCCACCGACAGCAAGTGCGAGGTCTCCACGAAGGAGTTCCCGGCCGGTCACCTGGAACTCGCCATCGAGAACAAGGGCTCCAAGGTCACCGAGGTCTACCTCCTCTTCCCGGACGACCGGATCGTCAGCGAGCGGGAGAACATCGGGCCCGGCACCAAGCAGCGGGTCACCGCGGAGGTCAAGGCGGGCGACTACACGATCGCCTGCAAGCCCGGCATGAAGGGCGACGGCATCCGTCAGAAGGTGAAGGCCACGGGCGGCAGCGTGGCCGCGCGCGACCCGCGGCTCGACGCGGCCGTCGCCGCGTACCGCAAGTACGCGCAGGAGCAGGCCGACGCGACGATCCCGAAGGTGGAGACGTTCGCCGCCGCCATCAAGGCCGGCGACCTCGACGCGGCCAAGAAGGCCTACGCCCCCTCCCGCGTCGGCTGGGAGCGCACCGAGCCGATCGCCGAGTCCTTCGGGGACATCGACCCCGAGACGGACACCCGCGCCGACGGCCTGGAGAAGGGCCAGAAGTGGACCGGCTGGCACGCGCTGGAGAAGGCCCTCTGGCAGGACAAGAAGATCGGCGCCGAGCAGAAGACCCTCGCGGCCCAGCTGGTCACCGACCTCAAGGACTGGCAGACGCGGGTCGGCAAGGCCGACATCACCCCGACCTCCATGGCCAACGGCGCCAAGGAACTCCTCGACGAGGTCGCCACCGGCAAGGTCACCGGTGAGGAGGACCGCTACTCGCACACCGACCTGAGCGACTTCAAGGCCAACGTGGAGGGTGCGCAGAAGGCGTACGAGCTGCTCAAGCCGGTCGCCAAGGAGAACGACGCGGCCCTGGTCACCGAGCTCGACAAGCAGTTCGCCGCGCTGAACACGCTGCTCGACGGCTACCGGACCGACAAGACGTCCGACGGCTTCGTCTCGTACGAAACGGTCGGCGAGAACGATCGCAAGCGGCTGTCGGACGGTGTGAACGCGCTTGCGGAGCCGCTGTCCAAGCTCGCCGCCGCCGTCGTCACCAAGTCTTCCTGA
- a CDS encoding site-2 protease family protein, protein MTTATTRHSERRISPVFLGIVAVTAVTGWATWSGFAEKPGVAVFLFVTAAWIVSLCLHEYAHARTALHSGDITVGSKGYLTLNPLKYTHALLSIVLPVIFVIMGGIGLPGGAVFIERNRIQGRWRHSLISAAGPLTNVLFAVVCTAPFWLDALDGVPRDFRYALAFLALLQVSAALLNFLPVPGLDGYGVIEPWLSYGIKRQVEPFAPFGLLFVFALLWVPSVNSAFFDIIDAILKSLGISDLDSYCGQNLYRFWEDTSQFCQVSQ, encoded by the coding sequence ATGACCACCGCCACCACCCGCCACAGCGAACGGCGGATCAGCCCCGTCTTCCTCGGGATCGTCGCCGTGACGGCGGTGACGGGCTGGGCCACGTGGAGCGGCTTCGCCGAGAAGCCGGGTGTCGCCGTCTTCCTGTTCGTGACGGCCGCATGGATCGTCTCGCTGTGTCTGCACGAGTACGCACATGCGCGTACCGCCCTGCACAGCGGCGACATCACAGTCGGTTCCAAGGGCTACCTGACCCTCAACCCGCTGAAGTACACCCACGCCCTGCTCAGCATCGTGCTCCCCGTCATCTTCGTGATCATGGGCGGCATCGGTCTGCCCGGCGGTGCGGTCTTCATCGAACGCAACCGGATCCAGGGCCGCTGGCGGCACAGTCTGATCTCGGCGGCGGGCCCGCTGACCAACGTCCTGTTCGCCGTCGTGTGCACGGCCCCGTTCTGGCTGGACGCCCTCGACGGCGTACCGCGCGACTTCCGGTACGCCCTGGCGTTCCTCGCGCTGCTCCAGGTCTCGGCCGCGCTCCTGAACTTCCTGCCGGTGCCGGGCCTGGACGGCTACGGCGTCATCGAGCCCTGGCTGTCGTACGGCATCAAGCGCCAGGTGGAGCCCTTCGCGCCGTTCGGCCTGCTGTTCGTGTTCGCGCTGCTGTGGGTGCCGTCGGTCAACAGCGCCTTCTTCGACATCATCGACGCGATCCTCAAGAGCCTCGGGATCAGCGACCTCGACTCGTACTGCGGTCAGAACCTGTACCGGTTCTGGGAGGACACGAGCCAGTTCTGCCAGGTCAGCCAGTGA
- a CDS encoding MFS transporter, with protein MLPDLAPWRASRDFRRLWYAGLVSNFGSFLTFVALPVQLKELTGSAAAVGAIGAVELVPLLVFGLYGGALADAWDKRKLIVWTEAGQGLLSVGLLVNALLPHPTVWPLYVVAALSSALVSVQRPALDSLWPRIVAHDHLPAAASLNSFRWTVGGVAGPALAGVVVAYAGLGWAYGADLLTFVVSVVLMVRIAASPASHEAAKPSLRAIAEGARYAWGRKELLGTYAVDLAAMFLAMPLALLPFLADELNAEWSLGLMYASVPLGALLVSLTSGWTSRVHHHGRMVVLSAGLWGLAIAAAGSVGDVWLVLLFLTVAGGCDMVSGVFRGAMWNQTIPDELRGRLAGIELLSYSVGPTVGQVRAGGFASWWGVRTSVWSGGLLCAGAVGLLALCLPGLMSYDVRTNEHATRLRKQREAAAPAPMEA; from the coding sequence ATGCTGCCCGACCTCGCCCCGTGGCGGGCCTCCCGGGACTTCCGGCGGCTGTGGTACGCGGGGCTGGTCTCGAACTTCGGGAGCTTCCTCACGTTCGTCGCGCTGCCGGTCCAGCTGAAGGAGCTGACCGGTTCGGCGGCGGCGGTGGGCGCGATCGGGGCCGTGGAACTCGTGCCCCTCCTCGTCTTCGGGCTGTACGGCGGCGCGCTCGCCGACGCGTGGGACAAGCGGAAGCTGATCGTGTGGACGGAGGCCGGACAGGGCCTGCTGAGCGTCGGCCTGCTGGTCAACGCCCTGCTCCCGCACCCCACCGTCTGGCCGTTGTACGTGGTCGCCGCCCTCTCCTCCGCCCTGGTCTCGGTACAGCGCCCCGCGCTCGACTCCCTGTGGCCCCGGATCGTGGCCCACGACCACCTCCCGGCGGCGGCCTCGCTGAACTCCTTCCGCTGGACGGTCGGCGGGGTCGCGGGCCCGGCGCTGGCGGGCGTGGTGGTGGCGTACGCGGGCCTCGGCTGGGCGTACGGCGCCGACCTGTTGACCTTCGTGGTCTCGGTCGTGCTCATGGTGCGCATCGCTGCCTCCCCCGCCTCCCACGAGGCCGCGAAGCCGTCGCTCAGGGCCATCGCGGAGGGGGCGCGGTATGCCTGGGGCCGCAAGGAACTCCTCGGTACCTATGCCGTCGACCTGGCCGCGATGTTCCTGGCGATGCCGCTGGCCCTGCTGCCGTTCCTGGCGGACGAGCTGAACGCCGAGTGGTCGCTGGGGCTGATGTACGCGAGCGTGCCGTTGGGGGCGCTGCTGGTGAGCCTGACCAGTGGCTGGACCTCGCGGGTCCACCACCACGGCCGGATGGTGGTGCTGTCGGCCGGGCTCTGGGGCCTGGCGATCGCGGCCGCCGGCAGTGTTGGGGACGTATGGCTGGTGCTGCTGTTCCTGACCGTGGCCGGGGGCTGCGACATGGTCAGCGGGGTCTTCCGCGGGGCCATGTGGAACCAGACGATCCCGGACGAGCTGCGCGGGCGGCTCGCCGGGATCGAGTTGTTGTCGTATTCGGTGGGGCCGACCGTCGGCCAGGTCAGGGCCGGCGGTTTCGCCTCGTGGTGGGGTGTGCGGACGTCGGTGTGGTCGGGCGGCCTGCTGTGTGCGGGAGCCGTGGGCCTGCTCGCGCTGTGTCTGCCGGGGCTGATGTCGTACGACGTGCGCACGAACGAGCATGCGACGCGGCTGCGGAAGCAACGTGAGGCAGCCGCGCCGGCTCCCATGGAGGCGTGA